TCGAACTAGGACTCTTCATACACCCCATCTAAAATCAAAGATAGGTGCTCCAATCGTACTAGTGAAAAGCAAAGAGTCGTACTCATTCGAGTTTCAGGAATCAGCAAGGTCGCCAGATCGACCATCTATTCAGTACCCCTTTGGCGCTCATAAATGAATTGCATTTACGCAtccataaggaaaaaaaaacatatgggGTACATAATTAGCAGGTAGAGTTGAGATATTCCACACCTCTTCGAGCATGTTCACACACAGAATGAGGGTTCACGACTAATTCAATCACGGACTGAAGCGGCTAAACGATGGTTCCCAATTGGGCAAGAATCTTCCGCAGTGCGATTTCTAGGAACTCGGCATCCACTACAAAAGGCTCGTCGATGCTCGACCTACCTCATGCTTTGCGAATTGGGCATCAAATAAACTATCTacaggaaggaaagaaagagagaggagggagaaagaaagaggaaccTGCTCTTTAATAGTGGCTTCGGCAGCTTCAACGGCGTTCATGACCTGAGTCAAGCTATCGCTGTTGGAGTTGACATTGGAAGCCGCGTCATTAAGCGCCATTCCAGACAGCTTCTCCGCCAATTTCCCATCGAATCCGTTCTCCATCCTCCTCCAACGCGCGCAACTCTCAAACCCGACACGCGGTCAAGACCCAGCAGAAAACCCCCGCGAGATCGAGGAGGGCCGAGGGCCGGGAGGGGCAAGCTCCACTCTCCCCCACTTCACTCCGCTCCCCGCTCCACCCAATCTAGGGCTTCTTCGACCGGAGCCGCGGAGCCGCGCCCCGATTCATGCGAATCCCCAGCTCCCGCAGCGAAAAAACCCCACCTTcacgaacgaacgaacgaacgcCGGGGGAACCAcggcgagggcggcggcggcggaaaaATCAGGAGGCGGAGCAAAGGGATCGGGATCGCCAATCGGAGCCCGGCGGACACGGCGAgatcgacgacgacgacgacgagcggcagcagcggcagcggcggcggcggcgatgcaGCATCGTCCGTCGGTCGCCCTCCTCTCCCGACTCCCGCTTCTCGAGCTCGCGTCGCGCGCAGGAGAAAAGACGCCAAAGAAGACGCGGACGAGTCTtcccttctcctcttctcctcttctctctctctctctctctctctaaaatggTTTATTAACAATCATCAactgtctttctctctccttggtTTTTATGTTTTGTGCTTCCTCATCATGATTGATAACCCCATTCCCATTTAAATCTTCCCATTCAAAAACATGTCCTTCCcataaaaatagaaagagaatgaaattgAGACAAACGAGGGAAATGATCCctcaatatataatatcatctctatgaacttttgatttgtttaatatagtccGTGAATTTAAACTCGCTTTGCAATGTTAGTTCTGAAGTctgaatttatttaatgtagtttctaaactttttatgCATGTTCAATTTACGCCTtacattatataaaaaaattattcatattgtcatttcattaatttaaatatagagATTGTGTTGAACATTTTctaggtttaagattaaatcaaaaatttatGATGGGATAAtattgcaaattaaaataaaatttagaaatcacaTTGTATATTTGGTCGAAGTTCAGAATCATATATGCCATTATCCAAAAATAAATCAAGGTTATAAGTTAATGATGGCTCCCATAAAATCAATCGTTTTTGGAAAAATAGCTAATAAGTATAGGCCAAATGCTATGTATGTGTACATGcacaattttataatattttaagtgCACTTTGCTCGAACGTTACCATAGTGTATTCGTAATGACGTCATCTTTATGATCCCACCCGCGTagtaatcaaattgaaaagattaCCACAATTCGACTACCTCGATAATTATGCCCCGATGGTTGTTTTGAGACTAGCAACCTCGAGATGGCAATAACAAGTGAATTTATGTTTGGAATGAGATGATAAATCTGAAAAAGAGAGGTTATGCCAAGTGAAAtaagcataaaaataaataagctATTTGAGATTTCCCCTCAATTGTGTCACAGAACGATGCCATAGAGAGCTAACTCTTAATATAGATGTATCATAACTAACATGTTTGAAAGTGgacaattatttattatttttcctttctttttttttctttttccgtagGTCACGGCTACAACTCTTAATATAGAAAgaccaaattggaaaaaataaggGCTAATACCGTTAAAAACTCTAACTAACATGTTTGTGTCgtatttattttaaactaattttttacaTCACCAAAAACTTTCAGATGGGTATATATTATGTCgcatttatccaaaactaatttttgcataataaaaaaccaaaaactagtatacttatgCCACACCTACCCCAAAATTGTTATTTAAGTTtcatatttaccccaaattgtAATGTGGcataagtatactaatttgcaattttttctatagaaaaataaaacttagCTTGGAATAATGTAGTATGAGTGTACTAATTGAAGATTTTTTCGTGattttaacataaaaaataaatgtgcTTCATGAAATTGAGAAAAGTGCGTCTTTCTTTAGAATTTGGAGCATGATCACTCAAGCGTCAATTATTGCAAcgtaatcttttttcttttttagtgggATTGCTGGGTCATTTATTGTACGGATGGAGCACTGAAGCACCTATTTGTGtggatttttacattttattatttACTCAATTTAAATTTGTAACAGACCCATTTTGACTTTatcttaacaaaaataattggAATTTTCACAATATACAAAATTGATTCACCAATCATTATATCATGATTTTGCGAAGTTCAAATAACATCTGAAATTTTCGTAAGAGAGTAAAAAAAGAAGGTACTTTTTTAAAACTCAATCGTAAACAAACATGCCAAAAATTCTTAACTATCGGGGCAAAAAGTGGAAGGACTTTAATCGAATAAATATTAGAGACAGCGGAGCTTATTTTGGATCTAATGTTTTCGTCCTTTGAATGGATAGACAAACACGTGGGCGCAGATTGTCGAAGGCCAACATGCCTAATGATCAATGGataatctctctctcacacacataaatatatatacattaatttaattgtgattAGAACAAATTTGAAAGGGCCACGTAGGGCTAATCAAACAAAGCACCCGCTGCCAACACTGGGCATCATGGACATCATCATAGGCCCTCACTTCTAAGGCAAGTTTTCAACTTTTCGAGAGAGAGCATTCCCCTGTCTCTCTGTTAAAAAGGCGAAGGgaagcttcttctctctccatgCATGGCTTTTGATAAAGTGATCTTGAAAGTGATGATTGCACGTACTCGCGAAAAGGGCCTTTGATGTGCATGCAATAGTATCATCGCCTAGGCCTCCCCACCCCATGTGAAAGGAACATTTCTTAGGCCGGCTTTAGGGTTTAATCGGACGGAATCTATGACAGCGGTTTAtctttttgtaagttttcttTCGGGCCGAGGAGGAAATTGCCAGTGCCAAGGACATGCGCTTGGAAATTGAGCTTTTGATTGGGTTGGTGAGGATTGAATTTGGTAAATACAATCTTTGGGCTTGGATCTTGGTGTCTCAATTGGACCCAAATAGGGTTTaggcccatctctctctctctctcatttctaaATTTATGTATTATTAGGCAATTAGACCAAATGCTTGAACAAAGATTGATGAATAAAAGAAGCAAATATGATGCATAAAAAAGCCAAATTTACTAGTAGAAAAGTAGTGCTTGTGGTGATGAAACCTTGGTTTTTTGACCGCTTGTACACAACCATATGAACTATGGACAATTTGCTCGCTACATAAGTTTTTCAACCAACAAGACCGATAGATGAAAATGGATCATGCACATTCCCATGATTTCCCTCGCCCAAATCATGCATCCAAACGTCGGCAAGAATGCAATCGATAACATCTTGAGCATCCACGATTTAGATCACCTGAGTCGCCCCAGTGAACGACATATTATTGTGCAACGTGTCCTCCGAGCCGTGCTTGGTGGAGTCGTACTTCTCTCCGTCGCCCCACAGTGCGTAAGCCTCCTCGCCATGCACTGCATCGTCCCCGATCATCAGCTCCTCCTCCGGCATCCGCAGGGGGACCACCAGGCCGATCAAGATGCATATGACGGATGTGACCACGAGGTTCCACCCGATGATGAAAGCACCGCCCACCAGCTGCTTCCCGATCTGGACCCCGCCCGAGCCCCCGTAGATTCCTCCCCGGGAGTTCGGGACGGGGAGGAAGAGGGAGCAGAGCGTGGGCTCGGCGAAGATGCCGGTGAGGATCCCGCCCATGTAGCCGGCCACGGCGTGGGTGTGGAAGACGCCGAGGGTGTCGTCGATCTTTTGGAGCAACGTCCACCTCTTATGCACGACCATCATGGTGAACCACGGGACGCTCCCGGAGAGGACTCCCATCACTATCGCCGCCCAACCTTGGACCAGCCCTGTACAATGTGAAAGGTTGCGGAAAGGCAACGTCAACAAAGTCAGTCAGATTCCAATGTGAAAGGTGGCTGGCTGGCTAGTCAATTGCAGCTGCTTAACAGCTGCAACTTTCTTAATTCAGCTGGTCAACGGGGAGTACCTGCGGCGGGAGTGATGCAAACGAGGCCCGTTATCATGCCCTGCACGGCTCCGATGACGGAGggcttcttgaagaagatgacgtCGAGCAACGTCCACATTAGGAGGCTGGTGGCCGCGCAGACGTTGGTGTTGAGGACGGCGATGGACGAGTCGGTGTTGGCCGTGTAAGGGTCACCCCCGTTGAACCCCGCCCACCCCAACCACAGCAGCCCCGCCCCCGCCAGCATCAACAGCACGTTGTTCGGCGGAAACCTCTCTGTCCTTCGTGCACCGGGGTCCTACCTGTACAAGAATCACGCTGAAAAATTGTACATAATTCTTTCAACATCCGTGATACACTAATATACTTCAGATAGAGATTTATCCAGTGAGtaatccttcttttttctttgttctttagCGTAGGAGGCAATTGTCAAGTTTAAAAATCGGGTAAATTAATGGGGTTTTGCTTCTCGTTTGTCAAAGATGATGATCTCAGTATCTTGAATCTGAAGCAAACCCTATATAATAAATCGACAAGCTCAGAGGTTATCAAATTTCGAAAGTCGAGGTCAACGCCGAATCTCCATCCTCATTGGAAGCTCTTTATTGGAATATAAAACACAAATATAATTACCTAACACGAATTTATTCAAACAGAAtttggaaatgaaaattttctttctatcaGAACATAAAAATGGAAGGTAGGTAGTCAAATTTCCatgagagaaagagatgagCTGACCCAATAGGCGGTAGTGAAGCCGGCGATCCCGGAGGAGAGGTGGATGACGTAGCCGCCGGAGTAGTCCATGACGCCCCACTGGAAGAGGAAGCCGCCGCCCCACAGGCTGAAGGCGCCGACTGTGTAGCTGCACGTCAGCCACAGGGGGACGAACATCATCCACGCCCGGAAGTTCATCCTCCCCAGCACTGAACCCGCGAGCAGGATCAACGTGATGGCTGCGAACACGCCCTGGAACCACACCATCGATGCCATCGGGTAGAACGGCATCGCCATCGTCGTCTCCAGGAGCCCGTCCTTGCCATAGTGCGCCGTGGCAGGGAGCACGGCCTGACCTACCAGGTATTCCTGGTTGAGCGCGTGGCCCGCCTTGCCCCAGAAGGGCGCGAGCTTTTGCCCGAACGCCATCTTGTAGGCCCAGGTGACCCAACATACGATCACCGCCGCGAACGCATACAGCGCCATGAATGCCGAGTTCACCGCCCACTTCTTCTTGACGATGCTCCCGTACAGGATCACGAGGCCCGGCATGCTCTGGAGGCCCACCAGCGTGGCGGAGATCATCTGCCACGCGTTGTCCCCCTTGTTCAGCCAGACGGGCACTGCCGCCGACCCGCCGCCCTGGTATGCCATGGGCACGGGGTCCGGGGGCGGAGCAGCCATTTTCTAATCAGTATAACTAGGTTTCCCTCCCTCCCTAGCTTTGAAGGAAtctagagatagagagaaagagCAACACGGCAAGAGATCAGAGAAGGAAGTGGAGGGTGAGACGTGTATTTATAAAGGTCAAAGCTTTTGGGTTTGTACATAAATAATACAGGAAGAGAGATCCATGGCATCAGGGGTACTTGAATTGCATCTCAGGTTATGACATATGGGGCATATTTTATAAGATTCCAAGGACGGTATCTTGTCCCATTGGTCAGGATGACCTGTCACAAAACGACAAGTTCTGGAAGACTTTCCTGACGGGCGATTAGAGTATTTTCACAAGTTCGAATCCCCTATAAAGGAAAATTTCACAAGATTCCATGTCCTGTTATTGCCTAAATTGATTCTATTATTGAACTCTGGAATGTATGTATATGTGTCTATCTTTTTACTTATTCTCGCCTGAATTAATGCAGATAGATTGAATCTTTCTATTAAGGTAGGGATAAAGCTCACTTATCAACATAAAGGGT
Above is a window of Eucalyptus grandis isolate ANBG69807.140 chromosome 9, ASM1654582v1, whole genome shotgun sequence DNA encoding:
- the LOC104418008 gene encoding LOW QUALITY PROTEIN: ammonium transporter 3 member 2 (The sequence of the model RefSeq protein was modified relative to this genomic sequence to represent the inferred CDS: inserted 2 bases in 1 codon) → MAAPPPDPVPMAYQGGGSAAVPVWLNKGDNAWQMISATLVGLQSMPGLVILYGSIVKKKWAVNSAFMALYAFAAVIVCWVTWAYKMAFGQKLAPFWGKAGHALNQEYLVGQAVLPATAHYGKDGLLETTMAMPFYPMASMVWFQGVFAAITLILLAGSVLGRMNFRAWMMFVPLWLTCSYTVGAFSLWGGGFLFQWGVMDYSGGYVIHLSSGIAGFTTAYWVGPRCTKDXERFPPNNVLLMLAGAGLLWLGWAGFNGGDPYTANTDSSIAVLNTNVCAATSLLMWTLLDVIFFKKPSVIGAVQGMITGLVCITPAAGLVQGWAAIVMGVLSGSVPWFTMMVVHKRWTLLQKIDDTLGVFHTHAVAGYMGGILTGIFAEPTLCSLFLPVPNSRGGIYGGSGGVQIGKQLVGGAFIIGWNLVVTSVICILIGLVVPLRMPEEELMIGDDAVHGEEAYALWGDGEKYDSTKHGSEDTLHNNMSFTGATQVI